A window from Bufo bufo chromosome 1, aBufBuf1.1, whole genome shotgun sequence encodes these proteins:
- the KCNJ5 gene encoding G protein-activated inward rectifier potassium channel 4 translates to MARDLRVSMDQDLAVDIIPREPKKLPKQAREDPAMNEDWSYLPYEHKKPRQRYMEKDGKCNVHHGNVKETYRYFSDLFTTLVDLKWHFSLFIFTLAYTVTWLFFGLLWWFIAYVRGDLEHVDDKSWVPCVENLNGFVSAFLFSIETETTIGYGYRVITEKCPEGIVLLLIQAILGSIVNALMVGCMFVKISQPKKRAETLMFSNNAVISLRDGKLCLMFRVGDLRSSHIVEASIRAKLIKSKQTKEGEFIPLDQTDINVGFDTGDDRLFLVSPLIISHEINEKSPFWEMSRSQLDTEVLEVIVILEGMVEATGMTCQARSSYVDREVLWGHRFTPVLTLEKGFYEVDYTTFHDTYETPTPTCSAKELEELQRGDRLYTAHRNQGTLNGAPRSEKNIIGVQPD, encoded by the exons ATGGCAAGAGACTTAAGAGTTTCCATGGACCAGGACCTAGCAGTTGACATAATTCCCAGGGAGCCTAAAAAGTTACCTAAACAGGCTCGAGAAGACCCAGCAATGAATGAGGACTGGTCCTATCTGCCTTATGAGCACAAAAAACCACGGCAGAGGTACATGGAGAAAGATGGCAAATGCAATGTTCATCATGGCAATGTCAAAGAGACCTACCGATACTTCAGTGACCTCTTCACCACATTAGTAGACCTCAAGTGGCATTTTAGCCTATTCATCTTTACCCTTGCATACACCGTCACGTGGCTGTTTTTTGGGCTTCTTTGGTGGTTTATTGCTTACGTCAGGGGAGATCTTGAACACGTAGATGACAAAAGTTGGGTCCCTTGTGTGGAAAATCTTAATGGTTTTGTGTCTGCATTTCTTTTTTCAATTGAAACTGAAACCACCATTGGCTATGGATACCGGGTGATAACTGAGAAGTGTCCTGAAGGAATTGTCCTACTGTTAATTCAAGCCATTCTAGGCTCCATTGTGAATGCCTTGATGGTTGGTTGCATGTTTGTAAAAATAAGCCAACCTAAGAAACGAGCTGAGACCCTCATGTTTTCAAATAACGCAGTCATTTCCCTCAGGGATGGGAAACTGTGTCTTATGTTCAGAGTTGGAGATCTGCGAAGTTCCCATATTGTGGAAGCCTCAATCAGAGCCAAACTCATCAAATCCAAACAGACAAAGGAAGGAGAATTCATCCCTCTCGATCAAACGGACATCAATGTTGGTTTTGACACTGGAGATGACCGTCTCTTCCTTGTCTCTCCTCTGATCATTTCACATGAAATCAATGAGAAGAGCCCATTTTGGGAAATGTCTCGCTCCCAGCTGGACACTGAAGTCTTAGAAGTAATTGTAATTTTAGAAGGCATGGTGGAAGCTACAG GAATGACTTGCCAAGCACGCTCCTCCTATGTGGATAGAGAGGTTTTATGGGGACATCGGTTCACCCCAGTCCTTACGCTGGAAAAAGGATTTTATGAAGTGGATTATACGACTTTTCATGACACCTATGAGACCCCCACCCCCACTTGTAGTGCCAAAGAGCTAGAGGAATTACAAAGAGGGGATCGACTCTACACAGCACATAGGAACCAGGGAACGCTTAATGGAGCCCCCAGGTCAGAGAAGAACATCATTGgggtacaaccagattaa